In Syntrophorhabdaceae bacterium, a genomic segment contains:
- a CDS encoding PaaI family thioesterase, with the protein MDDCYIQDLFNECSVGKALGIEILEVREGYAKGMMTIKKEHLNVFDSAHGGVIFTLADHIGGACGNTLGKKAVLIESSIQYFKPVFEGNRVYAEASIIHKGKKIGRLDVKVFTEDSQDVALMHMVFYITHEKHTEKTA; encoded by the coding sequence ATGGATGATTGTTATATACAAGATCTCTTCAATGAATGTAGTGTGGGAAAGGCACTGGGAATAGAGATATTGGAGGTGAGGGAAGGGTATGCAAAAGGGATGATGACCATAAAAAAGGAGCACCTGAATGTCTTTGATAGCGCCCATGGAGGTGTGATATTTACACTGGCAGACCATATAGGTGGTGCATGCGGAAATACTCTGGGTAAAAAAGCCGTGCTTATCGAATCTTCCATCCAGTATTTTAAACCTGTTTTTGAAGGTAATCGCGTTTATGCAGAGGCATCTATCATACACAAAGGAAAAAAGATAGGAAGGTTAGATGTAAAGGTATTCACAGAAGATTCTCAAGATGTGGCATTGATGCATATGGTCTTTTATATTACCCATGAAAAACATACAGAAAAGACTGCTTAA
- the sfsA gene encoding DNA/RNA nuclease SfsA gives MGSDIKNFRDFDLAFYRRRLNRFLVECELNGKILTAHLPNPGRLWELLQKGRIIYLREKPSHGIRNTKFMVMAVKKDLETVFLHTHYTNGIARMLIEEGNIPGLEGYKIEKPEFKIGNSRFDFMLKKDGSRMLLEVKSCTLFHNNIAMFPDAVTSRGTRHILGLAESTFSGCVLFIVHSQKPEYFLPEYHIDPEFSETLYSLRNKILIKAVAISWNKDLTFKNKTKELDIPWHVYERESRDRGSYVLILNLNCDKSLSIGGLGKIFFRKGYYLYVGSAMKNLNKRLARHKKRNKPHFWHIDYLREEADLIHVIPVRSHKRLECHMASSIKGIADGFAPDFGSSDCNCDSHLFYMEHNPIHDNRFIEVLLDYRMPFIR, from the coding sequence ATGGGTAGTGATATAAAAAATTTTAGAGATTTTGATCTTGCCTTTTATAGAAGAAGGTTAAACAGGTTTTTGGTAGAGTGTGAATTAAATGGGAAGATACTAACAGCACATCTGCCGAATCCGGGCAGATTGTGGGAATTACTTCAGAAAGGAAGAATAATCTATCTCAGAGAAAAACCGAGCCATGGGATAAGAAATACAAAATTTATGGTCATGGCAGTTAAGAAGGATTTAGAAACAGTGTTTCTCCATACCCATTATACTAATGGTATTGCAAGGATGCTAATAGAAGAAGGCAATATTCCTGGGCTTGAAGGTTATAAAATAGAAAAACCCGAATTTAAAATAGGTAACAGCAGGTTTGATTTCATGTTGAAAAAGGATGGAAGCAGGATGCTACTTGAGGTTAAATCATGCACACTATTTCATAATAATATTGCCATGTTCCCTGATGCAGTGACCTCAAGGGGCACAAGGCATATATTGGGGCTGGCTGAATCTACCTTTTCTGGGTGTGTGCTTTTTATTGTCCATTCTCAAAAGCCGGAATATTTTCTACCCGAGTATCATATAGACCCTGAATTTTCAGAGACCTTATACTCACTGAGAAATAAGATACTTATAAAAGCTGTTGCTATATCGTGGAATAAAGATCTAACATTTAAAAACAAAACTAAAGAGTTAGATATTCCATGGCATGTATATGAAAGAGAGAGTAGGGATAGGGGTAGTTATGTGCTTATACTGAATCTTAACTGCGATAAGAGTTTATCTATAGGAGGGTTAGGTAAAATCTTCTTTAGAAAAGGCTATTATTTGTATGTAGGTTCTGCCATGAAAAATCTCAACAAGAGACTTGCAAGACATAAAAAAAGAAATAAGCCGCATTTCTGGCATATAGATTATCTCAGGGAAGAGGCAGACTTGATTCATGTAATACCTGTGCGCTCCCATAAAAGACTTGAATGTCATATGGCTTCTTCCATAAAAGGGATTGCCGATGGCTTTGCGCCAGATTTCGGCTCCTCAGATTGTAATTGTGATTCCCATTTGTTTTATATGGAACATAACCCTATTCATGACAATAGATTTATAGAGGTGCTTCTTGATTATAGGATGCCTTTTATAAGATGA
- a CDS encoding TAXI family TRAP transporter solute-binding subunit, translating to MKRGIFLLIVILFTALILVVSPCNAQQKKDWPVKGVTIGAAPIGGVYYVWAGGPAKVLGEMMGIPASVESTGGPVHNVQLVNNKELHFGMVTAAPAYEGWTGTGWAKGKKYQNIRAIFPMYTTYFQMYALKKSGIKSIKDFGGKIIGTGPVGGTPATYWPMIIAEAGVKPKKIVNASSSDLDNQLKDGLLDANGQSVGLPWGLVSATETTHQIVVIGVEDDIATRFIKKHPDFAKGIIPKGTYKSAPYDIPTLTVWNFMVTYKDMPSDFVYEFTKQIFKNKPLLVSVHKSAVEVEPKNILYSPIPLHPGAIKYYEEIGIKIPKELKQ from the coding sequence ATGAAAAGAGGTATATTTTTATTAATTGTTATTCTTTTCACTGCATTGATCCTTGTTGTATCACCATGTAATGCCCAACAAAAAAAGGATTGGCCTGTTAAAGGTGTCACCATCGGTGCAGCACCCATTGGTGGCGTCTATTATGTATGGGCTGGCGGACCTGCCAAGGTCTTGGGTGAAATGATGGGTATTCCTGCATCTGTAGAATCAACAGGCGGGCCTGTTCACAATGTCCAGCTCGTAAACAACAAAGAACTACATTTCGGTATGGTTACTGCGGCACCTGCCTATGAAGGTTGGACCGGAACAGGTTGGGCAAAGGGCAAAAAGTATCAGAATATAAGGGCAATATTTCCCATGTATACTACCTATTTTCAGATGTATGCCCTTAAAAAGAGCGGCATAAAAAGCATCAAAGATTTTGGTGGGAAGATCATAGGAACAGGTCCAGTAGGTGGAACACCTGCCACATATTGGCCTATGATAATTGCCGAGGCTGGCGTGAAACCGAAAAAGATAGTAAATGCCTCATCCTCTGACCTGGACAATCAGTTAAAAGATGGACTCCTTGATGCAAATGGTCAGTCTGTCGGTCTTCCCTGGGGTCTTGTTTCTGCCACAGAGACAACACATCAGATTGTTGTTATAGGAGTTGAGGATGATATTGCTACAAGATTTATAAAAAAACACCCAGACTTTGCAAAAGGTATTATACCGAAAGGCACTTACAAGAGTGCACCTTATGACATACCAACCCTTACTGTATGGAATTTCATGGTAACCTATAAAGACATGCCTTCAGATTTTGTATATGAATTCACAAAACAGATATTCAAGAACAAGCCATTGCTTGTGAGTGTCCATAAATCAGCCGTTGAGGTTGAACCAAAAAATATCCTCTATTCTCCAATACCTCTCCATCCAGGTGCAATAAAATACTATGAAGAGATAGGGATAAAGATACCCAAAGAATTGAAACAGTAA
- a CDS encoding TRAP transporter permease, which translates to MEEKAVDLGKIKDAELIRTREFGKFGSWIIYIIGAACSLFHLYCLLINPIDPWYFRGMHLVFLSFLCFLLYPGWDGARKKVHPIDYCMILMVVIPFIYMVINFDDWIYRVGVTPTTWDTIISLMLIIAVLEMTRRTTGTALMIIAILFILYGYLGKYLPGLLYHKGYSLPRIFTYLFSLDGILGLPIFVSAAYVYIFVIFGAFLRGSGVGAYFIQFANSIVGWARGGPAKVAIISSSLFGTVSGSSAANVVGTGSFTIPMMKSMGYKPHFAGAVEAVASTGGQIMPPVMGAGAFLMAEILGIPYVKVLVAAILPAAMYYLAVYFMVDFEAAKTGLVGLPKEQLPSKKETLKKIYMFAPLGVLVYYIAIAMASIIKAGTLAVAACIIVSWTNKDTRMGPKKIIDALANGAKGAIEMAGTCAAAGIVIGIISQTGIGLKFATILLDFSKGILPLALGLSMVVAIVLGMGMPTTAAYAICAAVITTGLTKLGALPIAAHLFVFYFACISAITPPVALAAYAGAAIAKAHPNKVGFTAMKLGIAAFIAPYMFIFNPAMLFIGSMLDIILVTITSLIGTFALACGMQGWLLGRTIPFLLRIPLLAGAILLIKPGIYTDIAGIGLLILTYLISRVWKKA; encoded by the coding sequence ATGGAAGAGAAGGCAGTTGACCTTGGAAAGATAAAGGATGCCGAGCTTATAAGGACAAGGGAGTTCGGTAAGTTCGGTTCCTGGATTATCTATATAATCGGTGCAGCATGCTCTCTCTTCCATCTGTACTGTCTTCTTATAAACCCCATAGACCCATGGTATTTCAGGGGTATGCACCTTGTCTTTCTCTCGTTTTTGTGCTTCCTTCTATATCCTGGCTGGGATGGAGCAAGAAAAAAGGTGCATCCTATTGATTATTGTATGATCCTCATGGTAGTTATCCCATTTATATACATGGTTATTAACTTTGATGACTGGATATACAGAGTCGGTGTTACACCTACCACATGGGATACAATCATCTCGCTCATGCTGATAATAGCTGTCCTTGAGATGACAAGGAGGACAACGGGCACTGCCTTGATGATTATAGCCATACTATTTATACTTTACGGATATTTAGGGAAATATTTACCGGGTCTACTGTATCATAAGGGCTATAGTTTACCTAGGATATTCACGTATCTCTTCAGTCTCGATGGCATATTAGGATTGCCCATATTTGTATCTGCTGCATATGTCTATATCTTTGTCATTTTCGGTGCATTTCTAAGAGGCTCAGGTGTAGGGGCATATTTTATCCAGTTTGCCAACTCCATTGTAGGCTGGGCTCGTGGAGGTCCTGCCAAGGTTGCCATTATCTCAAGTTCCCTTTTCGGCACAGTATCCGGTAGTTCAGCGGCAAATGTGGTAGGGACGGGAAGCTTCACAATACCCATGATGAAGAGCATGGGATATAAACCCCATTTTGCCGGTGCAGTAGAGGCTGTTGCATCTACAGGGGGTCAAATCATGCCGCCTGTTATGGGTGCAGGGGCATTCCTCATGGCAGAGATACTCGGTATCCCATATGTAAAGGTTCTTGTTGCAGCTATACTTCCTGCTGCCATGTATTATCTTGCTGTGTATTTTATGGTGGATTTTGAGGCAGCAAAAACAGGACTTGTAGGTCTACCAAAAGAACAATTACCGAGTAAAAAAGAAACTCTAAAAAAGATATATATGTTTGCACCCCTTGGTGTCCTTGTTTACTATATTGCCATTGCCATGGCATCTATAATAAAGGCTGGGACACTTGCTGTTGCAGCGTGCATCATTGTTAGCTGGACAAATAAAGATACAAGGATGGGCCCGAAAAAGATTATAGATGCCCTTGCAAATGGTGCAAAAGGCGCCATAGAGATGGCAGGGACATGCGCTGCTGCAGGTATTGTCATAGGTATTATATCCCAGACAGGGATAGGATTGAAATTCGCCACCATACTCCTTGATTTTTCAAAAGGCATACTGCCACTTGCCCTTGGTCTCTCAATGGTGGTTGCCATAGTCCTCGGTATGGGTATGCCCACAACTGCTGCATACGCCATATGTGCTGCAGTTATAACCACAGGTCTTACAAAACTCGGAGCACTACCCATTGCTGCCCATCTATTTGTATTCTATTTTGCCTGTATCTCTGCCATAACACCACCTGTTGCCCTGGCTGCATATGCAGGTGCTGCCATAGCCAAGGCTCATCCCAATAAGGTGGGTTTTACTGCCATGAAATTGGGTATTGCAGCCTTTATTGCCCCTTATATGTTCATATTTAATCCTGCCATGCTCTTTATAGGGTCTATGCTTGACATTATTCTTGTTACTATTACGTCGCTTATCGGCACATTTGCCCTTGCCTGCGGTATGCAGGGCTGGCTATTAGGAAGGACAATACCTTTTCTTTTAAGGATCCCACTCCTTGCCGGAGCTATACTACTTATAAAACCTGGCATCTATACTGACATAGCAGGTATTGGACTTCTTATCTTGACCTATCTTATTTCAAGGGTCTGGAAAAAGGCATAA
- a CDS encoding sodium ion-translocating decarboxylase subunit beta translates to MQLLNILYDIFLKTGIPHLDYRYVIMWLIGFLFMYLAIKKDFEPLLLVPIGFSIFLVNMPIAPLTGPGQLINLFFKYGLETEIIPCLIFLGIGALTDFGPMIANPKTLLLGAAAQLGVYVAFFGSIFFGFTIKEAASIGIIGGADGPTTIYLASALAPHMMGMVAVAAYSYMAMVPLIQPPIMKLLTSEKERKIRMKQLRSVSKTEKIIFPLVATIVICLLTPDAAPLMGLLMIGNLFRECKVVDRLLKTAQNDLLNIVTIVLGLAVGSTMKAEVFLSPRPLFIFFLGLVAFAFSTVGGLIFAKIMNLFLKEKINPLIGSAGVSAVPMAARVSQKVGQEADPKNFLLMHAMGPNVAGVIGTAVAAGTFLAMLK, encoded by the coding sequence ATGCAGTTACTGAATATATTATATGACATATTCTTAAAGACAGGTATCCCGCACCTCGATTACAGATATGTAATAATGTGGCTTATAGGTTTTCTTTTCATGTATCTTGCCATAAAAAAGGATTTTGAGCCACTTCTCCTTGTCCCCATAGGATTTAGCATATTTCTTGTAAATATGCCTATTGCCCCACTTACAGGTCCAGGGCAGCTTATAAATCTATTTTTTAAATACGGTTTAGAAACCGAAATCATCCCCTGCCTTATCTTCCTTGGTATAGGAGCCCTAACAGATTTTGGCCCTATGATTGCAAATCCCAAGACGTTACTCCTTGGTGCTGCTGCCCAGCTCGGTGTCTATGTAGCCTTCTTTGGTTCTATTTTTTTCGGTTTTACCATAAAGGAAGCAGCTTCCATAGGCATTATAGGTGGTGCAGACGGTCCAACAACCATATATCTTGCATCTGCGCTGGCACCTCACATGATGGGTATGGTGGCTGTGGCAGCATACTCATATATGGCCATGGTGCCTCTTATACAGCCGCCTATCATGAAACTTCTAACGTCTGAAAAAGAGCGTAAGATCCGTATGAAACAGTTGCGCTCTGTCTCTAAGACAGAAAAGATTATATTCCCCTTGGTTGCCACCATAGTAATCTGCCTTTTAACGCCAGATGCAGCACCCCTTATGGGTCTTTTAATGATAGGTAACCTCTTCAGGGAATGTAAGGTTGTAGATAGGCTATTAAAGACAGCCCAGAATGACCTGCTTAATATTGTTACCATCGTCCTTGGTCTTGCAGTAGGCTCTACCATGAAGGCAGAGGTGTTTTTAAGCCCGAGACCATTATTTATATTCTTCCTCGGTCTTGTTGCTTTTGCGTTTTCCACAGTAGGTGGTTTAATATTTGCTAAAATCATGAATCTTTTCCTGAAAGAAAAGATAAATCCACTTATAGGCTCTGCAGGTGTATCTGCTGTCCCTATGGCTGCCCGTGTATCACAAAAGGTAGGTCAGGAAGCAGATCCCAAGAATTTTCTCCTTATGCACGCCATGGGTCCGAATGTGGCAGGTGTTATAGGCACGGCAGTGGCAGCCGGAACATTCCTTGCAATGCTTAAATAG
- a CDS encoding OadG family protein, which yields MIREALGVAGTGLLIVFLTLIILSLSVKFMSFVVKLTTKKGGK from the coding sequence ATGATTAGAGAGGCATTAGGGGTTGCAGGCACGGGCTTACTGATTGTGTTTCTTACGTTGATCATACTCTCCTTGAGTGTAAAATTTATGAGCTTTGTTGTGAAACTTACAACAAAGAAAGGAGGTAAGTAG
- a CDS encoding response regulator transcription factor codes for MPKFIAIIDDEPDIIDLVSINLKKANFLVEAFENAESFLRFIKSKKPDLIILDLMLPDMDGFEVCKVLKTKANYSSIPIIMLTARADETEKVLGLELGADDYVTKPFSPKELVARVKAVLRRHGTTERDGLITIGDVISIDMEKHEVTVNEKKIDLTSTEFKILSLLASRKGFVFSRDAILEHLWGNEKTVIDRTVDVHIKHLREKLGTASGFIKNIRGLGYKVEE; via the coding sequence ATGCCAAAGTTTATAGCCATAATCGATGATGAGCCAGATATAATAGACCTTGTATCCATAAATCTAAAAAAGGCAAACTTTCTTGTAGAGGCCTTTGAAAATGCTGAATCATTCCTGAGATTTATTAAATCAAAGAAACCGGATCTTATTATCCTTGACCTGATGCTCCCTGATATGGATGGATTTGAGGTCTGTAAGGTTTTAAAAACTAAGGCAAATTATTCATCCATACCCATTATCATGCTAACAGCAAGGGCAGACGAAACAGAAAAGGTGCTCGGTCTTGAACTTGGTGCTGATGATTATGTTACAAAGCCCTTTTCACCAAAGGAACTGGTGGCAAGGGTAAAGGCAGTCTTGAGAAGACATGGCACAACAGAAAGGGATGGCCTGATAACCATAGGTGATGTCATATCTATAGATATGGAAAAACATGAAGTAACGGTGAACGAAAAGAAGATAGACTTAACCTCTACAGAGTTTAAGATACTGAGTCTTCTTGCATCAAGAAAGGGTTTTGTGTTTTCGAGGGACGCCATACTTGAACACCTCTGGGGTAATGAAAAGACGGTAATAGATAGAACAGTAGATGTCCATATAAAACACCTGAGAGAAAAACTGGGAACAGCATCCGGTTTCATAAAAAACATAAGGGGCCTTGGTTATAAAGTAGAAGAATGA
- a CDS encoding ATP-binding protein, whose translation MRIGIFTKIMGAFIVVIALLGLSMPLIAFKTIKSHYITTFTDDLKNMNLLLRPGITDLLKNNKIKDMDDFVKSFKHSVNMRITVIDNQGTVLADSEKDPQTMENHRMRPEFIDAISGDTGKSIRFSITVEEKMLYVSVPIIVDNKISGVLRISAYLKDIESLLVNIRVKITWIAFTVIAIAFIIALVISRGISRPIDELVSAAKKISQGNFDVRIILKKNDELKDLAESFNDMAFQMKKMFSNLANQKEEFNTIISSIEEPLCVIKKEGIIKLCNESFKKIVDIKDIKKGYYWEYLRSPELDDILKKVMTQKRHYLKEIKLRDRFYLSSYTYIDKTDEIVLILHEITKFKQLETLKKEFIANLSHELRTPLTAIRGFLETLEDEEDIKNKYYLEAIKRHTKRLMNIVDDILILSELEREGIKLETENVDLKYLTENIIKIFEQRLKEKGLNINLQIQKDITPIIADPFKLEQMLINLIDNGIKYTEKGYISVGITQDDKNTVIVIEDTGIGIPEAAIPRVFERFYTVDKSRSKKLGGTGLGLSIVKHIVLLHKGDIKVDSIYGKGTKFTIQLPNSP comes from the coding sequence ATGAGAATAGGTATATTTACAAAGATCATGGGGGCTTTTATCGTAGTGATAGCCCTCCTTGGTCTATCCATGCCACTTATAGCCTTTAAAACCATCAAGAGCCATTATATAACTACCTTTACAGATGACCTCAAAAACATGAACCTTTTACTCAGGCCTGGGATTACTGACCTATTAAAGAACAATAAAATCAAAGATATGGATGATTTTGTCAAGTCATTTAAACACAGTGTAAATATGAGGATTACCGTGATAGATAATCAGGGGACAGTCCTTGCCGATTCAGAAAAAGACCCTCAAACTATGGAAAATCATAGAATGAGACCTGAATTTATAGATGCCATATCAGGGGATACAGGAAAATCCATTCGTTTCAGCATAACCGTTGAGGAAAAGATGCTCTATGTATCTGTGCCCATAATTGTAGACAATAAAATCTCAGGTGTCTTGAGGATAAGCGCCTATTTAAAAGATATCGAATCGCTACTTGTGAATATCAGGGTAAAGATTACATGGATAGCATTTACAGTAATAGCTATAGCATTCATTATAGCCCTTGTTATCTCAAGAGGCATTTCAAGGCCTATAGATGAGCTTGTCTCTGCAGCCAAAAAGATATCTCAAGGGAATTTTGATGTTCGAATCATTTTAAAGAAAAATGATGAACTAAAAGACCTTGCAGAGAGTTTTAATGATATGGCATTTCAAATGAAAAAGATGTTTTCCAATTTAGCCAATCAAAAAGAGGAATTCAATACCATTATCTCATCCATAGAAGAACCCCTGTGTGTCATAAAAAAGGAAGGGATAATAAAACTTTGCAATGAAAGTTTTAAAAAGATTGTGGATATTAAAGATATAAAAAAAGGTTACTACTGGGAATACTTAAGGTCTCCTGAACTCGATGACATTTTAAAAAAAGTAATGACCCAAAAAAGGCACTATTTAAAGGAGATAAAGCTTAGAGATAGATTCTATCTATCAAGCTATACATATATAGATAAAACAGACGAGATAGTTCTCATACTCCATGAAATAACAAAATTCAAGCAACTGGAGACATTGAAAAAGGAATTCATCGCCAACCTATCCCATGAATTGAGGACACCTCTTACCGCAATCAGAGGTTTTCTTGAAACCCTGGAAGATGAGGAGGATATTAAAAACAAATACTATCTTGAGGCAATAAAAAGGCATACAAAAAGACTCATGAATATTGTGGATGACATCTTGATATTGAGCGAGCTGGAAAGGGAGGGGATAAAACTTGAAACTGAAAATGTGGATCTGAAATACCTTACGGAAAACATAATCAAGATTTTCGAACAGAGATTAAAAGAAAAAGGGCTCAATATAAATCTCCAAATACAAAAAGATATAACACCTATAATTGCAGACCCCTTTAAGCTTGAACAGATGCTTATAAACCTTATTGATAATGGAATAAAATATACAGAAAAAGGCTACATATCAGTGGGTATCACCCAGGATGATAAAAATACTGTAATTGTCATTGAAGATACAGGTATAGGTATTCCTGAAGCTGCCATCCCCCGTGTATTTGAAAGATTCTATACTGTAGATAAATCTCGATCCAAGAAATTAGGAGGCACAGGCTTAGGACTTTCAATTGTCAAACACATAGTCCTGCTCCACAAAGGAGACATAAAGGTGGATAGCATATATGGCAAAGGCACAAAATTTACTATCCAATTGCCGAATAGTCCATAA
- the pstS gene encoding phosphate ABC transporter substrate-binding protein PstS, protein MFRWIKALIFLVCIFSVGLVSFNGYAAEGELIGAGATFPQPLYSKMFDTYFQQHKIKINYQGIGSGGGINQLIKKTVDFGGTDAFMTEKELKDANAKVLHIPTCLGAVVVTYNLPGNPKLKLTPEVIAQIFLGKVKKWNDPSIQSLNKDVKLPDLSITVVRRADGSGTTYIFSEYLTKISSEWKEKLGTGKSLNWPEGFIGQKGNPGVAGYIKQTPGAVGYVELLYALQNNMAYASIKNKSGNFIEPTPKSVSNAAKVKIPDDTNVSLTDTSAKDGYPISGFTWLIFYKEQNYGGRSLKRAESLAKLLMWMATDGQKYVEPLQYSPLPKEASEAAQKIIKSMTYNGKPILN, encoded by the coding sequence ATGTTTAGATGGATAAAGGCTTTGATTTTCCTTGTTTGCATCTTTAGTGTTGGATTAGTTTCATTTAATGGCTATGCTGCCGAAGGTGAGCTTATAGGTGCAGGGGCTACATTTCCACAACCCCTCTATTCAAAGATGTTTGATACATATTTTCAACAACATAAGATAAAGATAAACTATCAGGGTATAGGTTCCGGTGGTGGAATAAATCAGCTTATCAAAAAAACGGTAGATTTTGGTGGAACAGATGCATTCATGACCGAAAAGGAACTAAAAGATGCTAATGCTAAAGTACTCCATATACCTACATGCCTTGGTGCAGTAGTGGTAACATATAATCTTCCAGGTAATCCAAAATTAAAATTAACCCCTGAGGTCATAGCTCAAATATTCTTAGGAAAGGTAAAAAAATGGAATGATCCATCTATTCAATCCTTAAATAAGGATGTGAAACTTCCAGATTTGTCAATAACTGTTGTAAGAAGGGCAGATGGAAGTGGAACAACCTATATCTTCAGTGAATATCTCACAAAGATAAGCAGTGAATGGAAAGAAAAGTTAGGGACTGGAAAATCACTCAACTGGCCAGAAGGTTTTATAGGTCAAAAAGGCAATCCAGGGGTAGCAGGTTATATAAAACAGACCCCCGGTGCAGTAGGTTATGTGGAGCTTTTATATGCGCTTCAGAATAACATGGCATATGCATCCATAAAAAACAAATCAGGGAATTTTATAGAGCCAACACCTAAATCTGTAAGTAATGCAGCTAAGGTCAAAATACCCGACGATACCAATGTATCTCTTACAGATACCAGTGCAAAAGACGGCTATCCTATAAGTGGTTTTACATGGCTCATATTCTACAAGGAGCAGAATTACGGTGGCAGGTCATTAAAAAGGGCAGAGTCTCTGGCAAAATTGCTTATGTGGATGGCAACAGACGGTCAGAAATATGTAGAGCCCCTTCAGTATTCACCCTTGCCAAAAGAGGCATCAGAGGCTGCCCAGAAGATTATAAAGAGCATGACCTATAACGGAAAACCAATACTGAATTAA
- the pstC gene encoding phosphate ABC transporter permease subunit PstC produces MTKADKSEKRFTKILLISGLSIIVLLLAIFFTLLIASMPSIKTFGLGFFMSKDWDPSLEKFGALPFLYGTLITSFIALIISIPFSIAISIFLGEYFRDGVVSNFLRSSTEVLAGIPSVIYGLWGLFLLMPITRYIQTAFGTTPYGVGIFTASLILAIMIIPFSASIGREVISLIPGDLKEAAYSLGATRFEVIKKIIIPYARSGIIAGILLAFGRAIGETMAVTMLIGNSNFLPKSIFGPGNTMASVIANEFAESTGITASSLIYIGLVLFFVTTFVNIIGTYIIKKISLEASKEVT; encoded by the coding sequence ATGACAAAGGCCGATAAATCAGAGAAAAGGTTTACAAAAATTTTACTTATATCGGGGCTATCAATAATAGTTCTACTCCTGGCAATATTCTTTACTTTATTGATAGCCTCTATGCCTTCCATAAAGACCTTTGGGCTCGGTTTTTTCATGAGCAAGGATTGGGACCCATCTCTTGAAAAATTTGGAGCCCTTCCCTTCCTATACGGAACATTGATCACATCTTTTATAGCGCTTATTATATCTATACCTTTTTCTATTGCCATATCCATATTCCTGGGTGAATATTTCAGAGATGGGGTTGTCTCTAATTTTTTAAGGAGTTCTACAGAGGTTCTTGCAGGCATACCTTCGGTAATATACGGTTTATGGGGGCTATTCCTTTTAATGCCTATTACAAGATACATACAGACAGCCTTCGGCACAACCCCTTATGGTGTAGGTATATTTACTGCTTCTTTGATACTTGCCATAATGATTATACCTTTTTCTGCCTCTATAGGAAGGGAGGTTATATCGCTGATACCTGGAGACCTTAAGGAGGCTGCATATTCCCTTGGTGCCACAAGATTTGAAGTTATAAAAAAAATAATAATACCATATGCCCGCTCAGGTATCATTGCAGGGATACTCCTTGCCTTTGGAAGGGCAATCGGAGAGACCATGGCGGTTACCATGCTTATAGGTAACAGCAATTTCCTGCCCAAAAGCATATTCGGTCCTGGCAATACCATGGCAAGTGTCATAGCCAATGAGTTTGCAGAATCTACAGGCATTACTGCATCATCGCTTATCTACATCGGTCTTGTGTTGTTTTTTGTAACCACATTCGTAAACATCATAGGGACATATATTATAAAAAAGATAAGCCTTGAGGCATCAAAAGAGGTGACCTAA